The region CGATCAGCAGCGCCGTGCCGCGCTGGTCGGCCCGCTCGCACAGCTCCGCCACCGCGTCGACCGCCGCCTGCGCCCGCGCCCTGGCCTCCCGGCCCGCGAAGCGCTGCCGCAGCCACCCGCCGGCCTCCGCGGCCCGCGCGAGCGGCGGTCCCAGCTCGGCGTCGGCCTGCCGCGCCGCCTCGACGGCCCTGGCCGCGTCGGGACCGGCCTGGACGAGCCGGTGCAGCGCGATGACGAGCGCGGTCGTCCGCGGTTCCGGATGGTCGACGTCGATACGGACCGCGACGGTCTCGCCGACCGCCTCGGCGATCTGCCGGGCCGCCGCGTACGCCTGGTCCGCCGTCTGCGGCCCGACGCCGGCGATCTGCCGCAGCCCGTACCGCCCGGCGTCCAGCACCTGCCGTACGGACGTGTGACCGGCCGCCTCGATGGCGCCGAGCCGCAACCGGCCCTGCGTGACGTCCTTGAGGCGGGCGGCGGGTATCGACTCCAGCTCGTGCGCGGCCAGTTCGTCCACGAGCGGGGCAAGTGCCGTGCGCACGGCGCCGACCGCGTTCTCGTGGTCGGCGAGCAGTGAGCGGGCGGCACCGAGCAGCCGACCGCCGACCGCCAGCACGTCCCTGGCCTTCCGCCCACCCGCATCGCGCATGCCGACCCTCCCCGGTCATCCTGCCACGGCATCCCGCCGCGCCCGCCGTCACGCCGGGACGACCACGGTCAGCCACTCCGAGTCGCGCGGCAGATAGCCGTACCGTTCGGCGAGGCCCGCCACGATCGCCGGCACGTGCCCGGCACCGTAGACCACCGCGACCCGGATCGGCTCGTCGCGGCGCTCCGTGTGGATCGCGTCGAGCGCTTCGAGCAGCCGGCGGTCGCGGCGGACGGTCAGGGCGCGCTCCACGTCGTTGCCCGCGGACATCTCCGCCCGCAGTGTCGGCGGCAGGTCCTCGACCACCTGGTTCTCGTCCAGGAAGGCCCGCGGCCCGCGCAGCGCGAAGACCAGGCCCATCAGCGGCGCCAGGACCATCAGCAGCACGTACGTCGCGCGGGGCAGCTCCCGCAGGTCCGCCATCGCCTCGGCCGCGGTCACATCCGGGTACAGCACCGGTACGCCCTCGGGGAGGAGGCCGGCGTCGTTCTGCGCGACCAGGCCGTTGCGCCTGCGGCGGGGCGCGAAACGGTAGGCGAGGGTGAGCGTGCTCAAGCCCGCCGACCGGCCCTTGACGCCTTCCATCACGATCAGGTCGCAGTCGCGCAGCCGCCGGCGCACCTGCCTGTAGAAGGTCGGCGAGGCCACATGCGTCATCGGGAAGACCACGAATTCCAGCGGGGTGCCCTTGCGGCGCATCGTGAACACGGCCGACCGCACGGCGAGTCCGGTCACTTCGACGATCTGCACGACGCCCCCCGAGGCTCTTCTGCCGGAGGACGGCGACGGGCGCGACCGCGGTTCCGCCCCACCCGGCGGGCGGCGACAACCATCGGTTGTCAAGGCGGTCGAGAAGCTGTTGGACCGTGCGCGGCGGACGGTATTGGCTGGTCGCACGAGTTACGGGGCAGAACGGTCCGGCAAGGACCGCGACACCCGACCGGTCCCCGCCGGGACCGGGAACCGAGCGGCCCCGCGAGGGCCGCGCAGACCACGAGGAGCACCGCCATGACCGCCGCACCGCTCGGCCCGAAGGCCGTCGTCACCCGTTACGTCGAGGCCGTGCGCGACGGCGACCTCGATGTCGTCCGCGACAGCTTCGCCGTGGACGCCACCTGGGACTACCCGGGGAATCTGCCCATCTCGGGCGTGTGGAAGGGCCGCGACAGCATCGTCGGGGACTTCCTCGGCGGCATGGGCGGCCGTCTCAAGCCGGGCGCCCCGCTGGTCATCGCGCTCACCAACATCGTCGCGGACGGCGAGCAGGTCGTCGCCGAGTGGACCTCGGACGGCACCACGGCGGCGGGTGCCGCCTACCGCAACCGCTGCCTCGGCGTCTTCGTCGTGCGCGACGGCCGGATCGCCTCGGTCAGGGAGTACGCCGACACCCACCACGTGGCCGAGGTGCTGTTCCCCGGACCGGCCGCCGGCGCGTGACGGTTCGCCCGCGGGCGGCGCGGCGCTACCGGTACCGGTAGCAGGCGGTGTGGCCGAGGTCCGGGTAGTCGGTGGCCGCCAGTAGGTCCAGGCGCAGCCGCGGCAGAAGGCGGGGGCCTTGTAGGCCGACGTGCGCCCGCCGACCACCACGTCGGCCTGCCGCAGGACGTGGCCTCGAACGTGGGGCGGCTGGCGGGGCCGGACCTGCGCAGGCACTGGTCGAGCCGGGCCCGTCCCATCGCGTCGGGGTAGTTCATCACAGCAGAGCAGCACGCTCTGGCTGTGCCAGGCGGGCACCGGGAAGCTCTCGCTGAGCTGGTGGTCCGAGCCGCGGACGCCGCTGTCGGCGGTGCCCATGTGGCGGCTGGCCACGGTGAATTCGGCCGTGCGGCACAGCAGCGTGCTCCACACGGAGTCGTCGAGCCCGTACACGGCCCCCGCCGCCCCTACGGCGCTGGTCCTCTGCGGCAGAGGGCAGCGATCAGGGGCGCGGCCGGCCACGACGGCGCGGCCGACAAGCACGCACCGCAAGGGGCGATCGCCAGGGCGCGCGGGGAGCTGCGCGCCCAGCCCCGCTGCCGTACGCTGCGACCACACGACGCGCGCATCGGAGGCGATCACCCTGCTCACGCTGGATCTGCACCCGATCTTCCGCAACAACCGCGACCTCGACGTCGCGGTGCGCCAGGCGCTCTTCCGGGCAGCCGCCACCGGGGTGGACGTACTGCAGATCATCCCGGGCAAGGGCACGGGCAAGCTCAGGGACCGGGTGCTGGCCTCACTGGCGCAGACGCACATCAGGAAGCTGTACGCCCGCGTGGAGACCGACCCGGACAACGCCGGGCGCATCCTGGTCCACCTGCGCTGACGCGGCGGGCCGCACGGCCCCGCGCGTCACGACCGGCGGCGGGGCTTGCCGCGCTTGCCGGAGTTTCCCCTGGCGCCCTTGGCCGCCGACGCCCCGCCCTGTTTGCCCGCAGCGGGCCTGCCGCCCTTGGCGTTGCCCTTCGCGGGGGCTTTCGCGGGGGCCTGGGCAGGGGCGGGCGCCGAGCGGCCGCGGGTGCTGTTGACGGTCCGGCCGCGGACGATGCCGATGAAGTCGTCCACCAGGTCCGTGGTCGCGTCCTCCCGCCAGGACAGCGCGACGCGGGACTGCGGGGCGTCCGTCACCGGCCGGTGCACGAGGTCCCTGCGGTGGTGCAGGCGGGCCAGCGACTGCGGGACGACCAGCACCCCGACGCCCGCCGCCACCAGCTCGATCGCGTCCTCCGTGGTGGCGGGACGCTCCAGGGCCGGGCGGCCGGGCGGCAGCTCCCAGTCCAGGGTGCCGAGGGTGTCGTCGAGCGGGTGCAGCACGATCTCGTCGGCCAGGTCCGCCACCGCGATCTCGTCCACGGCCGCCACCAGGTGGTCCTTGGGGACCACGGCCACCGTCGTCTCGGTGTACAGCGGGATCGCGCTGAGGTCGGTCCGGTCGACGGGCAGCCGTACGAAACCGGCGTCCGCGCCCCGGTCGCGCAGCAGGCCGGCCGCTTCCGCGGCGGCCACCTGGACCAGGGTCAGCGGGACGTCGGGCTGCCGCTCGTTCCAGATCCGCACCCACTTGGTGGGCGTCACCCCCGGAACGTAGGCGAGCCGGAAAGCGGGAGGTACTTCCGAGCCTGTCACCCCGCAAGGCTATCGGCGATGGTCAGGGGCGCCGCACGCGCTCGTTACCCTTGGGCGTATGACGTCGCAGAAGACCACCCAGACGATGAAGCCCGCGACCGCGGCGAAGAAGCTGGGTGTGTACCTCCAGGCCACCCCCGCGCAGTTCCAGGAGGGTGTCGTCTCGCGCACCGAGCTGAACGCGCTGCAGGCCGACCCGCCCCAGTGGCTCCAGGACCTGCGCCGCGACGGCCCGCACCCGCGCCCGGTGGTCGCGGCGAGGCTGGGCGTGTCCATCGCGGGCCTGGCCCGCGGCGGTGTCGAGGAAGCGCTCACCACGGCCCAGATCGACGAGCTGCGGCAGGAGAACCCGCCGTGGCTGGAGCGGGAGCGGGCCACCCAGGCGGAGGTCCGCAAGGAGGCGGCGCGCATCAAGGAGAAGCACGCCGAGCGCGCCGCGGACCAGGCCCGCTGACCCCCGCCCCGCCCGGGCCGCGGGCGGCCGTCAGGGGCGGGCCGCCGCGACCGACAGGGTCACCACGCGGTCGAAGCGGACGTCGAGGTCCTCGTCGCCGTGGTGGACGACCAGCAGGGCGCGGTCCCGGGTGCGCTCCTTGAGGGTGCGCAGGACCAGGTCGCGGCCACTCGGGTCGAGGTTGGCGAAGGGCTCGTCCACGAGGTAGACGTCGGCGTCCTCGGTCAGCAGGGCGGCGACCCCGGCCCGCTGCCGCTGGCCCGAGGACAGGTCGGAGGGGAGCTGGTCGGCCAGGGCCGTCAGCTCCATGGCCGCGCGCAGCCGCTCGTCGGCGACCAGTTCGCGGATCGGCAGCGGGGGCAGGTTGACCG is a window of Streptomyces sp. NBC_01477 DNA encoding:
- a CDS encoding nuclear transport factor 2 family protein; this translates as MTAAPLGPKAVVTRYVEAVRDGDLDVVRDSFAVDATWDYPGNLPISGVWKGRDSIVGDFLGGMGGRLKPGAPLVIALTNIVADGEQVVAEWTSDGTTAAGAAYRNRCLGVFVVRDGRIASVREYADTHHVAEVLFPGPAAGA
- a CDS encoding Smr/MutS family protein — translated: MRHSSVLHTESSSPYTAPAAPTALVLCGRGQRSGARPATTARPTSTHRKGRSPGRAGSCAPSPAAVRCDHTTRASEAITLLTLDLHPIFRNNRDLDVAVRQALFRAAATGVDVLQIIPGKGTGKLRDRVLASLAQTHIRKLYARVETDPDNAGRILVHLR
- a CDS encoding LysR substrate-binding domain-containing protein; amino-acid sequence: MTGSEVPPAFRLAYVPGVTPTKWVRIWNERQPDVPLTLVQVAAAEAAGLLRDRGADAGFVRLPVDRTDLSAIPLYTETTVAVVPKDHLVAAVDEIAVADLADEIVLHPLDDTLGTLDWELPPGRPALERPATTEDAIELVAAGVGVLVVPQSLARLHHRRDLVHRPVTDAPQSRVALSWREDATTDLVDDFIGIVRGRTVNSTRGRSAPAPAQAPAKAPAKGNAKGGRPAAGKQGGASAAKGARGNSGKRGKPRRRS
- a CDS encoding DUF5997 family protein, which produces MTSQKTTQTMKPATAAKKLGVYLQATPAQFQEGVVSRTELNALQADPPQWLQDLRRDGPHPRPVVAARLGVSIAGLARGGVEEALTTAQIDELRQENPPWLERERATQAEVRKEAARIKEKHAERAADQAR